A stretch of DNA from Armatimonadota bacterium:
CACCAGACCATCGAGAGCCAGCTAGCCGAGCTTCGGCGATACGCCCAGGCCCACGACCTTGCCATCGCCGGAGAATTCGTTGACGACGGCTACAGCGGCACCCTGCTGGCGCGGCCCGGTCTCGACGCGCTGCGCGACAAAGCGCGCCAGCGCGTCGCCGAGACCGTGCTTTGCCTCTCGCCTGACCGCTTGTCGCGCACCCTCGTCCACCTGGGCATTCTCCTGGAGGAGTTGCAGAACAACGGGACCCGCGTGGAGTTCACCAACCAGCGGCTAGATGACACTCCCGAGGGTACGCTGCTTCTCCAGATTCAAGGCGCGGTGGGCGAGTACGAGCGCGCCAAGATCCTCGACCGCACCCGCCGAGGCCGACAGCACAAAGCCCGCAGCGGCGCCTTCATCGGCGGCGTCGCCGCCTACGGCTACACCTACGTCCCCGCCAAAGGCGCAGCCCCCGCCCATTGGGAGATCGACGAAGCGGAAGCCGCCGTCGTGCGCGACATCTACCGCCTGTTCGTCACCAAGGAGCTTCCCGTCTGCGCCCTCGTTCGGGAACTGGAGGCCCTGGGCATTCCCACCCGCAGCGGCAACCAACGCTGGATACGCTCCACCCTGCACAAGATACTGACCAGCGAAGCCTATATCGGGACCGCCCACCTCTTCAAGACCTATCCTGCGGCCCCAGAGTGCCCCAGGAAGGCCGTTCAGTACCGCAAGAACCCCAAGACCAGCCGGGGCCGCCGCGACCGCCAGGAATGGGTACCTATCGCCGTTCCCGCCATCATTGACCGCGCCACCTACGACCGCGCCCAAGCCATCCTGCACAAGAACGCGCATCTCGCCGCGCGCAACAACAAGCGCCACCCCTACCTGCTGCGCGGCCTGCTCAAGTGCGGCACCTGCGGCAAGCCGTATATCGGCGGTTGCATCGGCGGCTACACCTACTACGGCTGCAATCGTCGCCCTGCCCGCGAT
This window harbors:
- a CDS encoding recombinase family protein; this encodes HQTIESQLAELRRYAQAHDLAIAGEFVDDGYSGTLLARPGLDALRDKARQRVAETVLCLSPDRLSRTLVHLGILLEELQNNGTRVEFTNQRLDDTPEGTLLLQIQGAVGEYERAKILDRTRRGRQHKARSGAFIGGVAAYGYTYVPAKGAAPAHWEIDEAEAAVVRDIYRLFVTKELPVCALVRELEALGIPTRSGNQRWIRSTLHKILTSEAYIGTAHLFKTYPAAPECPRKAVQYRKNPKTSRGRRDRQEWVPIAVPAIIDRATYDRAQAILHKNAHLAARNNKRHPYLLRGLLKCGTCGKPYIGGCIGGYTYYGCNRRPARDADCASRYVRTDRIEPAAWDTIRRLLADPELILAQFEKQTASHAAAREHARSKHAKLERQLKGTDAEEMRVVRLYREQKITDSLLQAQLKEVRAKRETTEAQLVALAPSLDAPELTDDTRDAIRAFAEDLRRGLDNVTFEEKQKVLRLLVDRIEINPDAKGGTLYGVIPLPQQDCTGLRLDYRGSRATEACPPKAGIPYEGCPRAIIPAASNPGRGSFVSLRMT